The Yersinia intermedia genome window below encodes:
- a CDS encoding YfgG family protein, which translates to MRRRPTAQLTKIILLVSFLILFGRLLYAAIASISHHQERRQSQQLELTVEGEPLGPHEDDLSP; encoded by the coding sequence ATGAGAAGACGGCCAACAGCACAGCTAACAAAAATAATCCTACTGGTGAGCTTTCTCATTCTGTTTGGCCGTTTATTGTATGCGGCGATCGCGTCTATTTCCCATCACCAGGAGCGCAGGCAATCACAGCAGCTTGAACTCACGGTAGAGGGCGAACCACTGGGGCCACATGAGGACGATCTCAGCCCCTAG